The following proteins come from a genomic window of Miscanthus floridulus cultivar M001 chromosome 2, ASM1932011v1, whole genome shotgun sequence:
- the LOC136538961 gene encoding uncharacterized protein: MGACASSSRGRSNHGKNQKSAKVAAIPSTPAVQAGRAAASSEMEEKSSFTWRIDGFSSLLDKQKGWTNSGYFEMKELKWYLQLNLKDRKSRDERDYVSLVLVLSKTSDLKPDTIVEASFKLLIYGQAYGRHSEHEFSHQFQTTQSSRSSGISCMILVETLKEPSSGFIVGDSCVFGVELIKLTTAKAKHSSGTLHVQKINGFSAREAYTWAIDDFLTLKGRCYSPEFEIGGRKWYLTMYPSGIDGNEEFLSLYLHMAKPDGDASLQNSGVVVEVSLSIKDKVTSNRNTKTGRCQFQATEDCDGWGWAKFMATKSVKDWYLVKGSCLIEADVAIAGSSKME, from the exons ATGGGTGCCTGCGCCTCTTCATCTCGTG GTCGATCAAACCATGGCAAGAATCAGAAATCCGCAAAGGTTGCGGCAATTCCATCTACTCCGGCGGTGCAGGCAGGCCGTGCTGCTGCCTCTTCTGAGATGGAAGAAAAGAGCAGCTTCACATGGAGGATCGATGGATTCTCCTCGCTTCTTGACAAGCAAAAAGGATGGACCAACTCCGGATATTTtgagatgaaggagcttaaatg GTACTTGCAGTTGAACCTGAAGGACCGGAAGAGTAGAGACGAAAGAGACTACGTTTCTCTTGTCCTCGTGCTGTCAAAAACTTCTGACCTGAAACCCGACACCATCGTCGAAGCATCGTTCAAGCTCTTGATATACGGTCAAGCATACGGACGACATAGCGAACACGAAT TTAGCCACCAATTCCAGACTACACAAAGCAGCAGAAGCTCCGGGATCTCATGCATGATCCTCGTCGAGACACTCAAGGAACCCTCCTCCGGTTTCATCGTTGGCGACAGCTGCGTCTTCGGCGTGGAGCTCATCAAGCTCACCACTGCTAAGGCCAAGCACAGTTCAGGAACGCTGCATGTTCAGAAGATAAATGGCTTCAGCGCCCGGGAAGCCTACACCTGGGCCATCGATGACTTCTTAACCCTGAAGGGCCGGTGCTACTCACCCGAGTTTGAGATCGGTGGACGCAAATG GTACCTGACCATGTATCCTTCCGGCATCGACGGTAATGAGGAATTCCTCTCCCTCTACCTGCATATGGCCAAGCCAGACGGAGACGCTTCCCTACAGAACTCAGGGGTGGTGGTAGAAGTCAGTCTATCCATCAAAGACAAGGTGACCAGCAATCGCAACACAAAGACAG GCCGGTGCCAGTTCCAAGCGACAGAGGACTGCGATGGCTGGGGATGGGCAAAGTTCATGGCGACGAAGTCTGTGAAGGACTGGTACCTTGTGAAGGGCAGCTGCTTAATTGAGGCAGATGTTGCCATCGCTGGATCATCCAAGATGGAATAG